TTGGAACGTGGACTAGGGAGTTTGAGGATAAAGTGTAGTTCCTATGTTGTTTTCAATTTCGTTTATTTATCCCGCAGTCATTGTATTTCATTTGAAAAGGTGGGTCACTCGAAAGAGTGAACTAGGTATAAATATAAactattttttatatttaaacTTTTATTGTATTTAGAAAATGAATTAAGTGGTTTTTAGATCCCTTCTTTTTTGTTTGGTGTATTATACACACCCTAATTCCCTTTGGTGTTTTTTAAAGCTTTATATTTCTACTTTGGTGTTCAATACATACTAACTTTTACGTAGGTGTTTTTTATTTTGgcaaataagagttttattaccaaaagggaGAAGAAATCAGGCAAACTGCCCAGTTACAAGCTCAAGCACAACTGCTACTAAAGCCCTAGAACACTATCTACTCAAGTTCAACAGAGTAGAGCTAAGTACATCAGAGGATCTACTAGCTACATTAAACTGAATCTGTCTAAACAGCACCTCAGGGGTTTTACAAACCTGATTGTAAACAACATCATTCCTATTCAACCAAATGGATAAATACACTCAGCAAAGAACATTCCCAGTAACTTGTGTCTACTACCATTCCTTTTACAACTCTTAATCACCCACTGCATCTCATTACCAAAGGGTTCTGGTCTTCTCTTAAACTGCAGCAAATCCAAAACTTTCTGCCAGACTCTGCAGGATAAGGTGCAAGTAAAGAACAGGTGCTCAACAGATTCAGAACACATGCTGCATACAGGATAGACTTCAGAAGTAACAACTCCCCATTTGAACAACCTGTCAAGAGTAGGTAACCTCTTCTAAATATCAATCCACATGATGAAAGACTTTTAGGAGTTGCAAAATTGTTGCACAAGAGCCTCCTCCAGGGAACTTTAGGGTGAACACCACATAACTTGCTATACATCAgtttaattgaaaaacaaccaTTCTTCTCGACAGCTGACCAACCTCCAACATTAGTGACCAGCTCCTTACAGCCAAAAATCTTCCTCAATGACCATGACATATTGGAGGGGCAATGAACATATGTAATGGGCCTCCCTTTCATATAATACCTATCTACCCATCTAGACCAAAGCCTGTCTTTCTTATGAGTAAGACCCCACGGAAGCTTGCACACTGTTGCCTTATTCCAGATCTCCATATCTTTGATATTCCAGCCACCAGCAGTTTTAGGTAAACACATATGAGACCAAGAAACAAGAGCTTTCTTGGAGCATTCAGTACCTCCTGTCCATAAGAAAATTCTGCAGTAGCTTTGAACTTCCTTAATAACTTTCTTAGGTAACACAAATATCTGGCACCAAAAGGACTGTAGGCTAAGAAGTTGTTTTAACTAACTGAAGTCTACCAGCATAGGACAAATACCTTACAGTCCAACTTTTAGCTCTACTCAGCACTTTATCAACTAGAGGTTTGCATTGAGAATAGGAAAGTTTCTTAGTAGATAAGGGAACACCCAAATATCTAAAAGGAAACTCACCAGGAGGAATGTTCAAGGTGAGCATGATCTGCTGCTGAATATCTAAACTCACACCACAAATATAAGCATTACTCTTATCCAAATTAGCCTCCAACCCTGAAGCCTTGGAAAACAACCTGAACTTCTGAAACATCATATTAGTTGAAATAGGATCTGCTTTGAGTGATATTCAACCTGCAAACATGAGATGAGTGATATTCAACCTCTCACATTTTGGATGAAAATTGAAGTTTGGATCAGCTTTCAACTGCATAAGACTCCTAAATAAATACTCCATACCAATAACAAACAAAAAGGGAGATAAAAGTTGATCCAAACATTTTTACTTGAATTATTGCTAAAAAAAACTTCAGTTGAAATTGTCTACTTGGGTGGTAAATACTCCTTAGGTTTTTTTAAAAGACTTTATGTCTACTTGGGTGGCTAAGAAAAACTTTTTTACTTGAATTGTTGCTAATACAAAATGTTAAAAGTTGGTGCTGCCGGGAGTTGGATTATGTGCCGATTAGAAGATATGACCACCCAATAGGATGGTGGGCGAGGATGTTTATACTGCAAACCAATTAACATTTGCTCAATTGTATTTACCAAAAACTTTTACCAAAGAGTCGTCACTAATTATCCCTTGTTTGCAAAATCTTCCCATTAAGAGTTTGCGTGTTTTAATACAgtatcaattataaattgataatcCTCTCTCTTTTTGTGAGAAATTTTCTCTTCCAATCGTTGATGATACTTATCTAATCTAAGGTTAAGAATATCCAACATGTCTTCGGTACTCAGTAGGGACGGAATACTGGACTAGTTACCACTTGAGTATGTGAACTCGGCATATAAGATTCTTGGCCTACGAAAAGGCAATGCATACATCACTATCCGAAAATCAAAAAATCTAAACACCATGGTTGCTTCTGCTACTCTAAGAGCTGCCATTTTTCCCACTAGATCATGCATATGCAAAATGTCTATGACAAAGGACTCTCAATTGACGGTTGCAACCATTTCCGTTGGCACGGGAAAATACATCAGTGAGAATGGATATGGTAAAATTCAGTACACAGCCCCTGTAAAAGTACAGAGACCGGTCCTTGCTAACATACCCTGCACAGTTGAGTCTTATTTGCATTCCCTAATGTAATTTGCATCGTTTAAGGTATACATTGTTTAACGTCCTTCCTTTCTCGGCATGAATATTAGCTTCAACAGGTGGTGAAAAAGATTAAGAAAACAATGACAAGCAAATCAACAAGATATGGTCAAGTAGAAGAGCTTATCATGATTGACGCCATCCAGCGATTAGGCCTTGAATATTACTTTCATGATGAAATCCAAGATGTGCTTGAAAGGCATCATGTGCAGTGTATCACAATTGGTGAATATGGTTCTAATCTTCATGATGTTGCTCTTCGCTTTCGACTGCTAAGACAAGCAGGATACAATGTGTCTGCAGGTAAATCAGTTATTTACACACACAGCAGATGAACAGATACATTTCTGGAGTTACTTTCCTAAAGAATGCTTCATATAACAGAGTCAATAGATGCACTTCTAAAGTTACTTTCCTGAAGAATTGTTTGTTATATACACAGAGTCCATACATGCATTTCTTAAGTTGTTTTCCTAAAGAATGGTTTGATATAACAGTTCAAACTTCCAAGTCTGTAATTACTAAACTACAGTAAACCTCCTCCGATGTTTACCTGATACAGAGTATATGACCGTGAAATATGCCTTACTTTTGCATATCACGGATTCACGGGATTTTTTGGGTTTGTTGGGAACCTATAGAGAGGAAGTTTTGTGGAATTTGGGAGTTTTTGTGGTTATAGTTTTGGAGGGACTCCCTCACATCAACTAAAGAAAGGTTATTATCAAAGCTTTGTTGTTCTTTGCACTATTGTGAAAAGGGTTGAGTCTGATCAACTTAATCTTGATTTACTAAAACAGATATTTTCAGTAGATTCAAGAATAAAGACGGGAAATTCAGCAAAGAACTTGGCAGGGACATGAGGGGACTGATGAGTCTCTTTGAAGCGTCTCAGCTGAGCACTCCGGTGGATCATATACTGGATTATGCTGGTGAGTTTTGTGGGAAACTCCTAAAATCTACCTTGAAGAATGGTAGTGGACAACCTGAGGCAAGATTAATAGGAACAACATTACGCAGTCCATATCACAAAAGCTTGCCAAGACTTATAACCCAGAACGAAGTTAACACTTATGAAACTTCAATAAAGATTCTTCACGACTGCAGTGGTATGAGTGACTGGATATATGAGTTACAAGATCTAGCAAGAATTGATGTCAACAAGGCTTATATCAGTCACGGAGATGAAATAACTCAGGTTTCAAGGTAAATTTTGGATCAAATTCAGAAAGTTGCACCAAATTTTAGATACTGAGTAACTTTTTGCTGTATTCTACTAATCAGATGGTGGAAAGAACTTTGCTTGACTGAGAAGCTGACGCTTGCAAGAAACCAACCAGTGAAATGGCATATGTGGTCTTTGGTTATTCTCCCAGGTCCAAATATGGCTGAGTTAAGGACAGAACTCACAAAAGCAATATCATTCATTTATATCATTGATGATATCTATGATGTGTATGGAACAATCAAGGAGCTCACTCTCTTCACTGAAGCCGTCAATAGATGGGATTATGCAAATACCAAGGATTTACCAGACTACATGACAATGTGCCTCAAGGCACTCTATGACACTACAAATGATATAAGCAGCAAAATTTACAATAAACATGGATGGAACCCCAAAGTTTGTCTACAAAAAGCGGTATGTCACATTGTCATATCATATCTCAGTAAAACATTTCTAATAAGTGGATGAATTAACTTGTAGATGGTAGGTGTGGATAAGGAAATCAATTAGTCTATCAATGGATGTTTTACCTGTTGTTTCAGTGGGCAGAGTTATGTAATGCTTTCCTAGTGGAAACGAGATGGCTT
This Spinacia oleracea cultivar Varoflay chromosome 6, BTI_SOV_V1, whole genome shotgun sequence DNA region includes the following protein-coding sequences:
- the LOC110789691 gene encoding (3S,6E)-nerolidol synthase 1 isoform X1 produces the protein MVASATLRAAIFPTRSCICKMSMTKDSQLTVATISVGTGKYISENGYGKIQYTAPVKVQRPVLANIPCTLQQVVKKIKKTMTSKSTRYGQVEELIMIDAIQRLGLEYYFHDEIQDVLERHHVQCITIGEYGSNLHDVALRFRLLRQAGYNVSADIFSRFKNKDGKFSKELGRDMRGLMSLFEASQLSTPVDHILDYAGEFCGKLLKSTLKNGSGQPEARLIGTTLRSPYHKSLPRLITQNEVNTYETSIKILHDCSGMSDWIYELQDLARIDVNKAYISHGDEITQVSRWWKELCLTEKLTLARNQPVKWHMWSLVILPGPNMAELRTELTKAISFIYIIDDIYDVYGTIKELTLFTEAVNRWDYANTKDLPDYMTMCLKALYDTTNDISSKIYNKHGWNPKVCLQKAWAELCNAFLVETRWLSSGHLPNTEEYLKNGIISSGVYVVSANIFSLLGEAVNHRSTILFNSHPDIVSSAARILRLWDDLGTSKDENQIGRDGSFIACYMNQHKDSSAESAQEYVLWMISDAWKSLNKECLSHSPFSAEFKAAFLNLARMVPIMYSYDDNHRFTSFEKHMKSVLHN
- the LOC110789691 gene encoding (3S,6E)-nerolidol synthase 1 isoform X2; translated protein: MVASATLRAAIFPTRSCICKMSMTKDSQLTVATISVGTGKYISENGYGKIQYTAPVKVQRPVLANIPCTVVKKIKKTMTSKSTRYGQVEELIMIDAIQRLGLEYYFHDEIQDVLERHHVQCITIGEYGSNLHDVALRFRLLRQAGYNVSADIFSRFKNKDGKFSKELGRDMRGLMSLFEASQLSTPVDHILDYAGEFCGKLLKSTLKNGSGQPEARLIGTTLRSPYHKSLPRLITQNEVNTYETSIKILHDCSGMSDWIYELQDLARIDVNKAYISHGDEITQVSRWWKELCLTEKLTLARNQPVKWHMWSLVILPGPNMAELRTELTKAISFIYIIDDIYDVYGTIKELTLFTEAVNRWDYANTKDLPDYMTMCLKALYDTTNDISSKIYNKHGWNPKVCLQKAWAELCNAFLVETRWLSSGHLPNTEEYLKNGIISSGVYVVSANIFSLLGEAVNHRSTILFNSHPDIVSSAARILRLWDDLGTSKDENQIGRDGSFIACYMNQHKDSSAESAQEYVLWMISDAWKSLNKECLSHSPFSAEFKAAFLNLARMVPIMYSYDDNHRFTSFEKHMKSVLHN
- the LOC110789691 gene encoding (3S,6E)-nerolidol synthase 1 isoform X3, coding for MVASATLRAAIFPTRSCICKMSMTKDSQLTVATISVGTGKYISENGYGKIQYTAPVKVQRPVLANIPCTLQQVVKKIKKTMTSKSTRYGQVEELIMIDAIQRLGLEYYFHDEIQDVLERHHVQCITIGEYGSNLHDVALRFRLLRQAGYNVSADIFSRFKNKDGKFSKELGRDMRGLMSLFEASQLSTPVDHILDYAGEFCGKLLKSTLKNGSGQPEARLIGTTLRSPYHKSLPRLITQNEVNTYETSIKILHDCSGMSDWIYELQDLARIDVNKAYISHGDEITQVSRWWKELCLTEKLTLARNQPVKWHMWSLVILPGPNMAELRTELTKAISFIYIIDDIYDVYGTIKELTLFTEAVNRWDYANTKDLPDYMTMCLKALYDTTNDISSKIYNKHGWNPKVCLQKAWAELCNAFLVETRWLSSGHLPNTEEYLKNGIISSGVYVVSANIFSLLGEAVNHRSTILFNSHPDIVSSAARILRLWDDLGTSKTLQRSPCKY